Proteins co-encoded in one Montipora capricornis isolate CH-2021 chromosome 12, ASM3666992v2, whole genome shotgun sequence genomic window:
- the LOC138027776 gene encoding centriole, cilia and spindle-associated protein-like, whose product MRRRPSEMVYSSAYRRAYKEPSWDDYSKKEFFSKLQYRSDRRSVEHRHQPWNWDSGSDDEDVEEIHADDGSYEGGPRLRSRKERPMDDRIPKQAWGEGKEEIRQRDNIVDQVAPVKLSYGEEGEKRQKQQPHSLIDNVKQTKRGQAVKHDENHAVPDKTLVLPEKLDSNRERAKNYKQSHLVRDKSSVKKLDQLSNVDMQNYRSRSKSSSKKQKSGKVPFLTYGMANEGPVDMWKTHNVLASKPQVYPAALRAQKRRQQEIKKKAQLREEAAKKKETPSHFDAEIAFPKSWWLTEYQRNYCREEDVKQHFLR is encoded by the exons ATGCGAAGGAGGCCAAGCGAAATGGTGTACAGCTCAGCTTATCGGAGAGCTTACAAAGAACCTTCCTGGGACGATTATAgcaaaaaagagttttttagTAAATTGCAGTATAGATCCGATCGTAGGTCAGTGGAGCATCGGCATCAGCCCTGGAACTGGGACAGTGGAAGTGACGATGAAGATGTCGAAGAGATTCATGCGGATGACGGGAGTTACGAAGGAGGACCTCGCCTTCGTTCTCGCAAGGAAAGACCGATGGACGATCGCATTCCGAAACAAGCTTGGGGAGAAGGAAAGGAAGAGATCAGACAACGTGATAATATTGTTGATCAGGTAGCACCTGTAAAGCTTTCTTACGGTGAAGAAGGTGAAAAACGACAAAAGCAACAACCGCATTCGTTGATTGACAACGTGAAACAAACGAAACGCGGTCAAGCGGTCAAACATGACGAGAATCACGCCGTGCCTGATAAAACTTTAGTGCTTCCCGAAAAGCTGGATTCCAATAGAGAAAGGGCAAAAAATTATAAGCAATCGCATCTGGTGAGAGATAAATCAAGTGTGAAGAAACTGGATCAATTATCGAACGTGGATATGCAAAACTATCGCTCTCGATCAAAATCGTCTAGCAAAAAACAGAAATCGGGAAAAGTTCCTTTCTTAACATACGGAATGGCTAACGAAGGACCTGTAGACATGTGGAAAACACACAATGTTTTGGCCTCAAAACCACAG GTTTATCCAGCTGCTCTCAGAGCTCAGAAAAGAAGAcaacaagaaataaaaaagaaagcgCAACTTCGAGAAGAAGCtgccaaaaagaaagaaacaccaAGTCATTTTGATGCGGAGATCGCTTTTCCTAAATCTTGGTGGCTGACTGAGTACCAAAGAAACTATTGTAGAGAAGAGGATGTGAAACAACATTTTCTCAGATAG